In [Phormidium] sp. ETS-05, the genomic window GACAAGCTGCCTTGGGACAAAGGACAAAGGACAATTCTATGTTTAAAACCAAGGGGAAAGCCAGCAAATCTAAAAAAAAACCAAAAACGGTTGCGCCTAGTCCGCCACCACCGGATAAAAAAGAGTTGCTGGCGCAAAAGCGCAAGGTGGAGCGGATACGCAAAGAAGCGATCAGCGCGATCGCCACTTACGGCGGTATTGGCGCCGCCATTTCTCTAGTAATGTTAGCCATCGTCGAGCCGAAACTGGCGATCGTCTCTGGTGTCGGCGTCGCAGTCCTCGCACTCTCCGCCAAATACCCCCGTCAAGCTCTCTGGGTATTCCTCATTTATCTTCCCTTCGCCGGTACGGTGACATACTCGATCGGCGGACTCAACCCCAGTCCCATTTTCCAACTCGCCAAAGACGGATTTTATATCCCCTCCCTCATCGCCCTGATCCTCCAGTTGCAACGCCAGCGCCTCCCCATCCTCCTCCCTGCTCAACTGCGCACCCCTGTTTACCTCCTCCTCACCACCTGCATCCTCACCCTCCTATTTGTCAACCTCAACCTGCAATTCAGCGGCGCCGTCACCGACGGTAAACCAATTCCGATGGGGATTTTGGGCTTAAAAGTCTTCATGGGATACATCCCCCTGATTACCTGCGCTTACCACCTCATTCGCAACAAAACAGAATTTCTCTTTTTTACCCGCCTCCACGTCATTCTTGCCATCATCTGCTGCGGTTTAGGTGTAATGCAATATTTCATGTTATCAACAGGTATGTGCCGCACCACAGACAATTTATCCGGCGCCGACCTATTCCGCGCCAGCATCGAATATAAATGCCTCGTAGGCGGTTCCCTCGTCTTCAGCCCCTCCCAAAACATGATTCGCCTCCCCGGCACCTTCGTCGCCCCCTGGCAATGGGCATGGTTTCTCATTTCCAACTGCTTTTTTACCTTCGCTTCCGCCTTCGGCGACCCATCCCTACGGTGGCAAATCGCTAGTTTTGTCGGTCTAGCCTTAGTATTTGTCAACGCCGTTATTTCCGGCCAAAGAATCGCCCTCGCCCTCGTACCACTATTCACTATTATCCTCTTAATCCTCACCGGGCAAGTTACCAACCTCAAGCGATTTCTGCCGATCGCTGGTGGTTTAGGCATCCTCATTGTAATCTCAATGGTAGTTTTTCCCGATGTAGTCCAGGGAAGAATTGATAGTTTTGTCTCCCGGTGGAATGCCTCACCGCCAACAGATTTCATCGAGCATCAATTCGAGTTTACCTCCAAAGAAAATCGCGGTCCATTTGGCAACGGTTTAGGCAGAGCCACCAACTCCGCCCGCGCCTTTGGAGAAACCAAGTTAATCGAAACCTACTATCCTAAAGTATTTTATGAATTGGGTATAGTAGGAGTTACCGCTTTTCTAGTTGTCGTTACCGTCCTCACCACCGTCACTTTCAAAACCTACCGCAAACTCAAGGACAAAAGTTTACGCGCATACGGTGCCTCATTTTGGGTTTTTGTGCTATTTATCAGTTATAATACTTACTATTATCCCCTAGATGTTGACCCAGTAGCAGTTTATTACTGGTTCTTTGCCGGCGTTATCCTCAAACTACCCGTTATCGAACAGCAGGAAGAGGAAGAACAACGCAAACTGGCTGAATTATTAGGATAGGAAATCCAATTGACAATTGATAATTATCAATTATCAATTATCAATTGTCAATTATCAATTATCAACGGACAAATGACAAATGACAAATGACCAAGGACTTTTGACAATTTCCGCGATCGTCCCCACCTACAACCGGGAAGAACCCCTGCGGGACACGATCTCCGACCTCCTCGCCCAAGACTATCCCCACCTGGAAATCATCGTGGTGGACCAAACCCACCACCACACCCCAGAAATTGCCGCCTATCTCAGCGATATGGCCTCCTCGGGGAAAATTCGCCTATTTCGCGTCCCCTGGGCCAGCTTACCCGGAGCCCGTAACTACGCCGTCCGCCGCGCCCAAGGGGAAATCATCCTCTTTCTCGACGATGATGTAAGATTACCACCAGGATTTTTAAAAGCTCACGCCCGCAACTATGAAAAACCAGAAATAGGAGCCGTAGCCGGAAGAGTATTTGACCGGATGAAACTCAGCGACTCTGGGGGCAGTTTAACCATAGAAGACCTACCCCCAGAAGCAATGGACCCCGGTATCGCTTGGTACTACATCGACTTAGTACATACCGTCAAACCCCAACAAGTCCTCTCAGTCCGGGGTTGCAATATGTCATTTCGCCGCGCCATCTTTGCCAAACATGGACTACAGTTTGATGAACGGTTTCGCGGTTCGGCGGTACGGGAAGAATCGGATTTTTGCCTGCGGTTGCGCCAAACTGGCTATCAAATTTGGTACGACCCAGAAGCCCACTTAGTTCACCTTGGTGAGGAAACCGGCGGCTGTCACGATATCAGCACCCGTAGTCTCCAATACCAAATCACTTTCTATCACAATCACTTTTTTATGGGGCTGAAAAACCTCACCCCCAGCCAATGTCTGAGATTCTTCGCCCGGTTATTTGATTGTCATGTCCTGGGTCATCCCCCCTGCTACAAAACTCCATCTCTGCGACACATGATCGTCCGTTTCACCTTCTATACTCTGGGATTTCTCAGCGCCCTAACTACCCTCATCCAAGCCAACGCCAACGACGGCCAAATCTATAGCTGGCAAGACGACGGGAAATTTGAAAAGTAACAAATCACCTTCGGACAAATGACCAATGACAAAGGACAAAGGACAAAGGACAAAACATGAAAATTCTCATCGCCAGCCACACTTATATCGTTGACCTCAACCGGCAAAAACTTCGCGCCCTCTCCCAACTAGCACCAAACATAGAAGTCACCGCCATAGTCCCCCGGCGGTGGAATCCCGGCGGCGTTCAAACCAAAATTATTGAAACCCAATTCCTCCAAGAAAACACCTTTCAAGTCCTCCCCCTTTCCAACCTCAGCCAAAACAATCAAGGACTATTACTATTCGGAGCCGACCTCATCCAATTCCTCCGCCAATGGCGTCCTGACATCATCCAAGTCGAACAAGGTTCTAAAGCCCTCACCTACAGCCAATTTATCCTGCTCAACCAAATCCTCGGACTCAAAGCTAAAAACATCTTCTTCACTTGGTGGAATCTTCCCTATCAATTAAAATGGCCAATTTCCCAGCTAGAAGCCTATAACCTGCGCCACACCCACGGTCTGGTAGCAGGCAATCAAGACGCTGCCGAAATCCTTCGTCACCAAGGCTACACCGGCCCCACCTTAGTCGCCCCCCAGCTTGGGGTTGACGAAACCCGATTTCGCCCCCAACCCCAACCGGAATTAAAAGCCCAATTAGGCATTCAACCGGACGATTTTGTGATCGGATTTGTGGGCAGATTTGTGGAAGAAAAAGGCTTACTCACCCTCGCCAAAGCTCTTACTACCTGGCAGCCCGATCGGAATTGGAAATGCTTATTACTAGGACGCGGACCATTACACCAAACTCTCCAGCAGTGGGCAGCAGAAAACCAACTAGAACAACGCCTCCGCATCGTGGAAAGCGTACCCCATGATAAAGTCCCCGACTATATCAACCTCATGGACGTATTAATATTACCCTCTGAAACCACCAACAAATTTAAAACCCTCACCGCCACGGGCTGGAAAGAGCAATTTGGTCACGTTTTAATTGAAGCAATGGCGTGTCAAGTCCCCGTCATCGGTTCCGACTCCGGCGAAATACCCCACGTCATCGGCGACAGCGGTTTAATCTTTCCCGAAGGCGACGCCGCTGCCCTGCAAAATTGCCTCACCCAACTGGTAGATAATCCCACATTAGCCAAAAATTTAGGGCAAAAGGGCTATCAGCGAGCTATGAGCAAATACACCAACCACGCACTCGCCCAGCAACTTTTGGATTTCTACCAGGAGATTTTGTAGGGGCGAAACATTATGCCGATCGAGGTAAATCTAATCCTAATTTGGGACGCATGCCGTGTCCTATCATCCTTTGATTGGATAAAACTGGTCGGTGGGGTTGAAGAAACCTTCTACGAGATTTCGGTGAGGATGTACAGGTTCTGGCACCCCCCTGGGTTATCGCTGGGTTGTCGGTGGGGGAGAGGGGTTTCTTAATCAGATTTGGGTGAGGATGCAAAGATTGTCGGATAAACCGGGTTTCTGGGCTCTAGGTTGCTGGGGCGATTTGATAAAAGCCTCAACCTGATGCTGGGAGATTATCCTCTGATGTTTCCAGAAGGTAAAATATTAGATACAGCACAACGGGAGTCAGATATGACACTCAACGAACTCTTGCCAGCCATTCATCAACTCAACCCTACCGACAAACAAAAACTATTCGAGCTGCTCGATCGCGAACTGCACCCAACCCCCCACACACCAGCCCCAGAACTCCAACCCGGAAACTTTCAAAATGAGGGCCAGTGGCTCATCGCCGTCTTTGACCGACACTTCAGCGTGATCGAACCGGGCGAAATTGCGATCGAACCACGCCAACCCATCCGAGTTGATGCAACCCTGTTTGGCGAACCATGAAAATCATTCTCGATACCAACGTCATTTCAGAACTCATTCAGAAACCGGGTTTCTTTACTAGATTTGGGTGAGAATGCAGAGATTGTCATAGAAACCCGGTTTCTGGGTGGGAAATAGAGAAACCGGGTTTCTGGGTTTTTAGGGTAAGTTCATCCCGACGATTTGAGACTGTCGAACCTGACCATAAGCGTTAACCACTTCTTGATTAACCGCTATTGTGGTGGTGTCATAAGCCTGCATGGCAATTTTGGGATAACAGCCCAAGCCTATAATTAACACCAAAAAACTCAGGGCGATCGCCACCTCACGAGGACGGGCATCAATAAATGCTGCTTCTCCGGGTAAGATACAATTAGTGCCAAAGCAAACCGCTGCTTGGTTGATAATAAAGTCTTCTCGGAGTTCTGGGTCGGTGAGGTCACAAGCTGGCACTTCTTTTGAGCCGTAAAAAGAACCGTAAAAGACTTCCCGAACCATTGATAATAAATAAATCGGGGTGAGAATGACTCCCACTGCGCCTAAGAAGACGATCGCAAAGCGGAAAGCGACACTATAAAAATCGCTGGTAGCAATGCCAATAAATACTGTGACTTCACTAGCAAAACCACTCATTCCCGGCAGGGCAATAGAGGCCATGACCCCAGTGGTGTAGAGGGCGAAAACTTTGGGCATAAACATCCCGATGCTCCCCATATCTTTCATGGTCATGGTATGGGTGCGATCGTAAGTAACGCCGGTGAGGAAGAAGAGGACGGAGGCGATTAAGCCGTGGGAAATCATTTGCAGCATTGCCCCATTGATGCCGATATCCGTGAAGGAGGCAATACCAATCAATACAAAGCCCATGTGCGATACCGATGAATAGGCTAGTCGCCGTTTCATGTTGCTTTGGGCAAAGGAAGCTAAAGCGCCGTAGATAATATTAATGACGCCCAGGGTGACTAATACTGGGGCAAAGTAAATATGAGCATCGGGTAGTAATCCCATGTTTAAGCGCATGATGCCATAGGCGCCCATTTTCAGCAAAACTCCGGCCAAAATCATGGACACTGGGGCAGATGCTTCCCCGTGGGCATCCGGTAGCCAAGTATGGAAGGGTAAGGCGGCGAGTTTGACCCCAAAGGCAAAGAATAACCCAGCATACAGGGGCAGTTCCAGAGCTAGGGGAAAGTCTTTTAAGCCGAGTTCAGCAATATCAAAGGTGATTGGACCAGGACCCGTGAAGGCTAGGGCGAAGGCTGCCACTAGGATGAAAATGGAAGCAGCGGCAGTGTAGAATAAAAATTTCGTGGCGGCGTATTGCCGTTGTGGGCCACCCCAAATGCACACCAGCAGGTAAACCGGGATCAGTTCCAGTTCCCACATGATGAAGAATAGCAGCAGGTCTTGGGAGATGAACACGCCGATTTGCGCCGCGTATAAGATCAGCATCAGGAAGTAGAACATCCTAGGTTTGCGATCGACCTGCCATGCGGACAGCAGGGAAAGGGTGGTGACAAATGCCGCCAGCAGTACCAATGGCATCGACATCCCATCGACGGAAACCGCCCAACTGACGCCTATTTGGGGAATCCAGGTGAATTTTTCGGCGATTTGAAAGGTGGCCAGTTGTGGGTCGTATTTTTGCCAGAAGAGTACGCAAATTAGCACCAAGTCGGCGATCGCCACTGACAAGGCATACCAACGCAGCACTTTGCCATCGCGATCGGGGATGATTGGCACCAGGAAAGCCGCCAGGAAGGGCAGGGCAAATGTGGTGGTTAACCAAGGAAATGAATCAGTAAGCATTGCCGTGGAGGTTGGACCCAAACATGGGCGGGTGAAAGAACTCTGAAAATATTATCTCTGTTTTTTACTTTTTATTTAATTTTTTTTTTATTATGGCGGAAGCTGAGAGACTGAAAACGGCGAAAACCTTTATCCAGTATGGTTTACAGGATTTCTATCCCCGGCGGCTTCGGCCATGAAGGACAGGGGCGATCGCGATCGGTTTTTCCATTTACCATAATAATTTATTGATTATCCTTATAATTAATATCAATAATTATCCCATCCAATCGGAGATATTAACTTTATCCTGATCCCCGGACAAGAAATCTCCGATGGTCGGTGGGGGCTAGAAACCGGGTTTCTCTGCTAGATTTCGGTCAGGATACAGAGATTATCATAGAAACCCGGTTTCTGAGATGGTCTTAATGACCGAATTTTTCCCAGAAGGCAACGGCACCAAATATGATAAATAAACCGCCGCCTAAAATGGTAATGGTGCGTTCGGAAATGCGCCCCGCGATCGCCCGTCCTCCCAGAACCGCGATCGCCGCACAAATACTATGGCCCAAAGTCCCGCCAATAATCACCCCTACCGGAT contains:
- the hpsL gene encoding hormogonium polysaccharide biosynthesis protein HpsL translates to MFKTKGKASKSKKKPKTVAPSPPPPDKKELLAQKRKVERIRKEAISAIATYGGIGAAISLVMLAIVEPKLAIVSGVGVAVLALSAKYPRQALWVFLIYLPFAGTVTYSIGGLNPSPIFQLAKDGFYIPSLIALILQLQRQRLPILLPAQLRTPVYLLLTTCILTLLFVNLNLQFSGAVTDGKPIPMGILGLKVFMGYIPLITCAYHLIRNKTEFLFFTRLHVILAIICCGLGVMQYFMLSTGMCRTTDNLSGADLFRASIEYKCLVGGSLVFSPSQNMIRLPGTFVAPWQWAWFLISNCFFTFASAFGDPSLRWQIASFVGLALVFVNAVISGQRIALALVPLFTIILLILTGQVTNLKRFLPIAGGLGILIVISMVVFPDVVQGRIDSFVSRWNASPPTDFIEHQFEFTSKENRGPFGNGLGRATNSARAFGETKLIETYYPKVFYELGIVGVTAFLVVVTVLTTVTFKTYRKLKDKSLRAYGASFWVFVLFISYNTYYYPLDVDPVAVYYWFFAGVILKLPVIEQQEEEEQRKLAELLG
- the hpsN gene encoding hormogonium polysaccharide biosynthesis glycosyltransferase HpsN translates to MTNDQGLLTISAIVPTYNREEPLRDTISDLLAQDYPHLEIIVVDQTHHHTPEIAAYLSDMASSGKIRLFRVPWASLPGARNYAVRRAQGEIILFLDDDVRLPPGFLKAHARNYEKPEIGAVAGRVFDRMKLSDSGGSLTIEDLPPEAMDPGIAWYYIDLVHTVKPQQVLSVRGCNMSFRRAIFAKHGLQFDERFRGSAVREESDFCLRLRQTGYQIWYDPEAHLVHLGEETGGCHDISTRSLQYQITFYHNHFFMGLKNLTPSQCLRFFARLFDCHVLGHPPCYKTPSLRHMIVRFTFYTLGFLSALTTLIQANANDGQIYSWQDDGKFEK
- the hpsO gene encoding hormogonium polysaccharide biosynthesis glycosyltransferase HpsO, translated to MKILIASHTYIVDLNRQKLRALSQLAPNIEVTAIVPRRWNPGGVQTKIIETQFLQENTFQVLPLSNLSQNNQGLLLFGADLIQFLRQWRPDIIQVEQGSKALTYSQFILLNQILGLKAKNIFFTWWNLPYQLKWPISQLEAYNLRHTHGLVAGNQDAAEILRHQGYTGPTLVAPQLGVDETRFRPQPQPELKAQLGIQPDDFVIGFVGRFVEEKGLLTLAKALTTWQPDRNWKCLLLGRGPLHQTLQQWAAENQLEQRLRIVESVPHDKVPDYINLMDVLILPSETTNKFKTLTATGWKEQFGHVLIEAMACQVPVIGSDSGEIPHVIGDSGLIFPEGDAAALQNCLTQLVDNPTLAKNLGQKGYQRAMSKYTNHALAQQLLDFYQEIL
- a CDS encoding NAD(P)H-quinone oxidoreductase subunit 4, translated to MLTDSFPWLTTTFALPFLAAFLVPIIPDRDGKVLRWYALSVAIADLVLICVLFWQKYDPQLATFQIAEKFTWIPQIGVSWAVSVDGMSMPLVLLAAFVTTLSLLSAWQVDRKPRMFYFLMLILYAAQIGVFISQDLLLFFIMWELELIPVYLLVCIWGGPQRQYAATKFLFYTAAASIFILVAAFALAFTGPGPITFDIAELGLKDFPLALELPLYAGLFFAFGVKLAALPFHTWLPDAHGEASAPVSMILAGVLLKMGAYGIMRLNMGLLPDAHIYFAPVLVTLGVINIIYGALASFAQSNMKRRLAYSSVSHMGFVLIGIASFTDIGINGAMLQMISHGLIASVLFFLTGVTYDRTHTMTMKDMGSIGMFMPKVFALYTTGVMASIALPGMSGFASEVTVFIGIATSDFYSVAFRFAIVFLGAVGVILTPIYLLSMVREVFYGSFYGSKEVPACDLTDPELREDFIINQAAVCFGTNCILPGEAAFIDARPREVAIALSFLVLIIGLGCYPKIAMQAYDTTTIAVNQEVVNAYGQVRQSQIVGMNLP